A genome region from Polypterus senegalus isolate Bchr_013 chromosome 7, ASM1683550v1, whole genome shotgun sequence includes the following:
- the LOC120532265 gene encoding uncharacterized protein LOC120532265, translating into MPENGYRGSSSSSSTDSDREQPGGTKGRKRPSGENLKLLNETSDNLEYSIKPPKIPTQSRSPQIFQAPSPVTQPVNNFDIINSSLQVLNSDDKAVLNSLLLNNTSCEARTSSDPGPLQQPSTLDMIAKSPQPSISGTSRLPLQYLSVDDLTTLNGPVIQPSTSGTSEARLQHSPVDDLTASDNSALHPQTGAGVTNLSGANLSVDVNSPQPSTSHTANPSSPELAVSSPQPSTSRLNNWSITERPKFNNIEIRHCFNFSEAYRLDSFAKVFNHIHETLQQILDSFASTLNPKDLVQLELKADSLNPSVSSLTTAGALSVEDFFNQIELLLQSRATILADSSLMLIVQVVRAPSGGGGPRRKACTLSNDIIVKKKRKHLWISFNPDDQCCFARGLLAVLNNRFKSNPKLCEHEARQLHVRAGLSLDQKVAFSDVEKFESLLGIKIIVWYQEPNTSALLKFEASQARKPKTVFLFLHNEHYYGILNLKGFLGFDYICDFCYSGYSAPSLRCCKHQCDVCLSPDCRGGDGEAFQCPDCNRFCKSMFCFELHKTRKFDEKTCQSESICDVLKVSVKAESKPDKCLPRYCRVCRVEMKESDENHQCFIQSLPQRPVNEKYVFYDFECRQDGGTRIPNYIHCMHWSGKSWSWAGEDCVAKFFDRYRCPKYQDYTFIAHNSKGYDGCFLMKYLVESGQTPFVTAQGCKLMCFIEEDYDLRFIDSLNFLPMKLSSMPKAMGLQAQKGYFPHFFNTTENQNYIGPYPDPKYYGIQHMLSKEREEFLSWYESIKSKTFNFREEMAYYCRNNVVILRSACMKFREEVLRIGNIDPFQCMTLASLCLSMYRQNCMPNKSIGIIPSDNYKSTHKAYSTASIQWMMFLSEKEKINIRHALNHGEVKMGSFYLDGYAEIQGVPTAFEFAGCFYHGCPKCYDAQAKHPLTGTSYAESFKTLDDKLKKLREKFNLAVRVIWEHEWERMRKDDLELQDFLKRFEFPEPINPRDALYGGRTNAIKLYHKVQGDEQIHYYDFTSLYPYVNKTKTYPIGHPTFVFEEFADLKHYFGLIKITMLAPRKLYFPVLPLRICGKLMFTLCRTCAETQTSTGLCCHNDRERCLTGTWCSVEIQKALDKGYRVLKIHEIWHYDQSTTDLFSDYIKINLKGKQEASGWPSWALDEASRKRYVDDYFVKEGVLLECDNIAANPAKREISKLFLNSLWGKFGQKPNQLTTTFVKHTQEFFDYLFSDEYRVSYFDFVSDEIAQVQWRYADDEYVLPGPVNVVIDAFTMAYARLELYELLDRLGPRVLYHDTDSVICTASPGQYTPPLGDYLGELASELDPDDFIEEFVSGGPKTYAFKTFKGKVCMMVKGITLNHETARSVNLYSLMDLVHNFVNCDLSKEITVHGAQIHRNKKNLTLQNHPLRKRFRVVYNKRVLLPDFTTLPYGY; encoded by the coding sequence atgcctgaaaacgggtatcgtggcagcagcagcagcagcagcaccgaCAGCGACCGTGAACAGCCTGGAGGGActaaaggtaggaaaagaccaTCCGGTGAAAACCTTAAGCTATTAAACGAGACAtctgataaccttgaatattcCATAAAGCCCCCTAAAATTCCCACACAGTCGCGATCTCCTCAAATTTTTCAAGCACCATCCCCAGTTACACAACCGGTCAACAATTTTGACATCATTAACAGTtcgctccaggttctaaattctgatgataAAGCCGTCTTGAACTCTTTGCTATTGAATAATACCTCTTGTGAGGCCAGAACGTCTTCAGATCCCGGTCCTTTACAACAGCCTAGCACCCTAGACATGATTGCAAAATCCCCACAACCTTCTATCTCGGGTACAAGTAGACTTCCACTTCAGTACTTATCTGTTGATGACTTGACTACGTTGAATGGCCCAGTAATACAACCTTCTACCTCAGGTACAAGTGAGGCCCGTCTTCAGCACTCGCCTGTTGATGACTTAACCGCGTCGGATAATTCAGCCTTACATCCTCAGACCGGAGCTGGAGTGACTAATCTGTCCGGGGCAAATTTGAGTGTCGACGTTaactctccacagccatctacctcgCATACGGCGAATCCTTCATCTCCAGAACTGGCAGTAAGCTCCCCGCAGCCCTCTACCTCTAGATTAAATAATTGGTCTATAACTgagcgtccaaaatttaacaatattgaGATTAGACACTGTTTCAATTTTTCAGAGGCCTACAGACTCGATTCATTTGCcaaagtttttaatcatatacacgagacccttcagcaaatattagacagttttgcGAGCACTTTGAATCCTAAGGATCTAGTCCAGCTAGAATTAAAGGCTGATTCTCTCAATCCCAGTGTTTCTTCCCTAACCACCGCTGGTGCACTTTCTGTTGAGGACTTTTTTAaccaaattgaattacttctccagagtcgCGCTACAattttagccgattccagtctGATGCTAATCGTTCAGGTtgtgagggctccatctggtggtggGGGGCCTAGGCGTAAAGCATGTACCCTTTCCAATGATATAATCGTGAAAAAGAAACGGAAGCATCTATGGATCTCCTTCAACCCtgatgatcagtgctgttttgccaggggcttgctggctgtattaaacaATAGGTTCAAAAGCAATCCGAAATTGTGTGAACATGAGGCCCGTCAATTGCACGTCAGGGCCGGATTATCACTGGATCAGAAAGTAGCGTTTTCAGATGTTGAAAAATTTGAGAGTTTATTGGGTATTAAAATTATCGTCTGGTACCAGGAACCGAACACTAGtgctctattaaaatttgaagcgtcCCAGGCCAGAAAACCAAAGACGGTGTTCCTGTTTTTGCACAATgagcattattacggtattttgaatctgAAAGGATTTCTGGGATTTGATTATATCTGCGATTTCTGTTACTCGGGATATTCTGCCCCGTCACTACGCTGCTGCAAACATCAGTGTGACGTCTGTTTATCTCCAGACTGCCGAGGGGGTGACGGTGAGGCTTTTCAGTGTCCCGATTGCAATCGTTTTTGCAAATCAATGTTTTGCTTCGAACTCCACAAAACGCGGAAATTTGATGAAAAGACGTGTCAATCTGAAAGCATCTGCGATGTCCTTAAAGTCAGTGTGAAAGCCGAGTCAAAACCTGACAAGTGTCTCCCCAGATACTGTCGCGTTTGTAGAGTTGAAATGAAAGAGtcggatgaaaatcatcagtgttttattcagaGCTTACCGCAAAGACCGGTCAACGAAAAGTACGTGTTCTATGATTTTGAATGCCGTCAAGATGGCGGGACTCGCATCccaaattacatccactgcatgcattggagtGGTAAATCGTGGAGCTGGGCCGGTGAGGACTGCGTAGCAAAGTTCTTTGACAGATATCGGTGCCCAAAATACCaagattacacgttcatagctcacaattctaagggcTATGACGGCTGTTTCTTAATGAAATATCTCGTGGAGAGCGGTCAAACCCCATTTGTTACAGCTCAGGGATGTAAactaatgtgctttatagaagaagattatgacTTGAGATTCATCGACTCGTTAaacttcttacctatgaaattgagcagtatgcccaaagccaTGGGGTTGCAGGCTCAAAAAGgatactttccccatttctttaacaccactgaaaatcaaaattacatcggtCCGTACCCAGATCCTAAATATTATGGCATTCAACACATGTTGAGCAAGGAAAGAGAGGAATTTTTGTCTTGGTACGAATCGATTAAAAGCAAAACCTTCAACTTTAGAGAAGAAATGGCTTACTATTGTAGAAACAACGTTGTTATTTTGAGATCAGCTTGCATGAAATTTAGAGAAGAAGTGCTCAGGATCGGTAATATTGacccttttcagtgtatgaccctagcttctctctgcctgtccatgtacagacaaaattgTATGCCTAATAAATCAATTGGAATAATTCCGAGTGATAATTACAAAAGCacccacaaagcttattctacTGCTTCTATTCAGTGGATGatgtttctttccgagaaggaaaaGATAAACATTCGGCATGCCCTGAATCACGGTGAAGTAAAGATGGGGTCATTTTATCTAGATGGGTACGCCGAAATTCAGGGTGTGCCGACAGCCTTTGAGTTTGCTGGTTGCTTTTATCACGGGTGTCCAAAGTGCTACGATGCGCAAGCCAAACATCCTCTCACGGGTACGTCTTATGCTGAATCGTTTAAAACGCTTGACGACAAACTGAAGAAATTGCGTGAAAAATTTAATCTGGCGGTAAGAGTGATTTGGGAGCACGAGTGGGAGCGCATGAGAAAAGACGACTTGGAGCTTCAGGATTTTTTAAAGCGatttgagtttcctgaacctatcaatcccCGTGATGCCCTCTATGGAGGGCGCACCAAcgctatcaaattatatcataaggttcaaggCGACGAGCAAATTcattattacgattttacaagtctgtacccttatgtcaacaaaacaaagacCTACCCGATCGGCCACCCGACCTTTGTTTTTGAGGAGTTTGCCGATCTTAAGCATTACTTCGGGCTCATTAAAATCACTATGCTAGCCCCCCGCAAATtgtattttccggtcctccctttaagaatttgcggTAAATTGATGTTCACTCTGTGCCGtacgtgtgcagaaacccagacaTCAACCGGCCTTTGCTGTCACAATGATCGGGAGCGCTgtttaacaggaacctggtgcagcgtTGAAATACAAAAGGCCTTAGATAAGgggtacagagttttaaaaattcatgagatatggcaTTACGACCAGAGCACCACAGATTTATTTTCTGATTACATAAAAATtaatctgaaaggcaaacaggaggcctctggTTGGCCATCGTGGGCCCTGGACGAGGCGTCCCGCAAGCGCTATGTTGATGACTATTTCGTAAAAGAAGGCGTATTATTGGAATGCGATAACATAGCCGCAAACCCCGCTAAGAGGGAAATTTCtaagttatttctgaattctctttggggaaaattcggtcagaaACCTAACCAACTGACCACTAcgtttgttaaacacacccaagaattcttcgaTTACCTGTTCTCGGACGAGTATCGGGTCTCCTATTTTGACTTTGTCAGCGACGAAATTGCTcaagtgcagtggaggtatgcggatGACGAATACGTTCTACCCGGCCCAGTCAATGTGGTGATAGACGCTTTCACAATGGCCTATGCCCGCTTAGAATTGTACGAATTGTTGGATCGTTTAGGACCGAGggttctgtatcatgatacagattctgTTATCTGCACAGCATCGCCCGGACAGTACACGCCACCGCTCGGTGACTATTTAGGTGAACTCGCCAGTGAACTAGATCCTGACGACTTcatagaagaatttgtttctggggGTCCGAAAACTTACGCGTTCAAaacgttcaaaggcaaggtctgtATGATGGTTAAGGGCATTACTCTCAATCATGAAACGGCTCGATCAGTAAATCTATACTcgttaatggatctagtgcataaTTTTGTAAACTGCGATCTCTCTAAAGAAATAACGGTTCATGGTGcacagattcataggaacaaaaagaatCTAACGCTGCAAAATCATCCACTCAGGaaaagattcagagtggtgtacaacaaaagggttctatTACCCGATTTCACAACTctcccctatggatactaa